The Armatimonadia bacterium genome has a window encoding:
- a CDS encoding glycoside hydrolase family 172 protein has protein sequence MAFNGLGMGLGNLSLLSKAKTRSISAENFTGEKGAGGMATEGTGAGCARDLGQGWKVSPSMRIAPGETLTLADIQDSGALQHLWICPTGHWRFSILRIYWDDQEQPSVECPIGDFFANGWCRPAMVNSLPVCVNPGSALNCYWEMPFRKRCRMTLENIAVEPITVYWQVDYTLTDVPEDAAYLHAQFRRTNPLPYKEVYTLLDGVRGQGQYVGTYMAWGVNNTGWWGEGEIKFYMDGDGEFPTICGTGTEDYFCGSYNFENREAKQYQEFTTPYCGLPQVLRPDGVYQSQQRFGLYRWHIMDPIRFEQDLRVTIQALGWRSGGRYLPLQDDIASVAFWYQTLPTAPFPPLPDKDALEVI, from the coding sequence ATGGCCTTCAATGGGTTAGGCATGGGCCTGGGCAATCTGTCGCTGCTGTCGAAGGCAAAGACGCGCTCCATCAGTGCAGAGAACTTCACAGGCGAGAAGGGTGCAGGAGGTATGGCCACCGAGGGCACCGGCGCCGGATGCGCCCGAGACCTCGGCCAGGGCTGGAAGGTATCCCCTTCCATGCGGATCGCGCCCGGGGAGACGCTTACCCTCGCCGACATCCAGGACAGCGGTGCCCTCCAGCACCTCTGGATCTGCCCCACCGGCCACTGGCGCTTCTCGATCCTGCGCATCTACTGGGACGACCAGGAACAGCCCTCGGTCGAGTGCCCCATCGGTGACTTCTTCGCCAACGGCTGGTGCCGACCGGCGATGGTGAACTCGCTGCCCGTCTGTGTGAATCCCGGCAGCGCGCTGAACTGCTACTGGGAGATGCCCTTCCGTAAGCGTTGTCGTATGACGCTGGAGAACATCGCCGTGGAGCCCATCACGGTCTACTGGCAGGTTGACTACACCCTCACCGATGTCCCCGAGGATGCCGCCTACCTGCACGCGCAGTTCCGCCGCACGAATCCGTTGCCGTACAAGGAGGTCTACACCCTCCTCGACGGGGTGCGCGGACAGGGGCAGTACGTCGGCACGTACATGGCCTGGGGAGTGAACAACACGGGCTGGTGGGGTGAGGGCGAGATCAAGTTCTACATGGACGGTGACGGCGAGTTCCCCACCATCTGCGGCACAGGGACGGAAGACTACTTCTGCGGCTCGTATAACTTCGAGAACCGCGAGGCCAAGCAGTACCAGGAGTTCACCACGCCCTACTGCGGCCTGCCCCAGGTCCTTCGTCCTGACGGTGTGTACCAGTCGCAGCAGCGCTTCGGCCTCTACCGCTGGCACATCATGGATCCGATCCGCTTCGAGCAGGACCTGCGCGTCACGATTCAGGCTCTCGGCTGGCGCAGCGGCGGTCGTTACCTGCCTCTGCAGGACGACATCGCGTCCGTCGCCTTCTGGTACCAGACGCTGCCGACAGCACCCTTCCCGCCGCTGCCGGACAAGGACGCTCTCGAGGTCATCTGA
- a CDS encoding FAD-dependent oxidoreductase translates to MDTSSAFVTETHSIPVRGEYDVIVVGGGVAGVSAAVAARRSGMSVLLIEKGVVLGGLATMGLVVYYNPPLDDSRGRRLVGGMSRELLHRSIRYGYGTLSPHWAQENPDPSVPPTGRYQTRFSAPAFVVALDELIQDEGVDLLFDTLFCAPVMEGGRCTGVMVEGKCGRSCYRGRAFIDASGDADLMSRLGAPCVEEDNWLSYWAHATSLTAQAKAASAGDVAKSVQPLCLGAFADGTGHPEGMQLFRGLRAEDVTRFLLEGRKMLREHLAKSDRKETTVITLPSMAQYRTTRHIVGQYTLSDDDKDARFDDSIGCFAEEGPASFVMEFPYRILVSETAPNVLAAGRIASGSGYGRYLCRLIAPSAMTGEAAGRAASLAIKHSCAVQEIPVRELQAQMGSAGYVIHA, encoded by the coding sequence ATGGACACGAGTTCTGCCTTCGTGACGGAGACCCACAGCATCCCTGTGCGGGGAGAGTACGACGTGATCGTCGTCGGCGGCGGCGTGGCCGGTGTGAGTGCAGCCGTCGCGGCCCGACGCTCGGGCATGAGCGTGCTGCTGATCGAGAAGGGCGTGGTACTCGGCGGCCTGGCAACCATGGGGCTGGTCGTCTACTACAACCCTCCTCTCGATGACTCACGGGGACGCCGCCTTGTCGGCGGGATGTCCCGTGAGCTTCTCCATCGCTCGATCAGGTACGGGTACGGGACGCTCTCGCCTCACTGGGCGCAGGAGAACCCAGATCCCTCCGTCCCGCCGACCGGACGCTATCAGACACGCTTCTCGGCCCCGGCCTTCGTCGTTGCGCTCGATGAGCTGATTCAGGACGAAGGCGTTGACCTGCTGTTTGATACGCTGTTCTGCGCGCCCGTCATGGAAGGCGGCCGGTGCACCGGGGTGATGGTTGAGGGTAAGTGCGGCCGGTCCTGCTATCGGGGCCGCGCCTTCATCGACGCCAGCGGCGACGCCGACTTGATGTCGCGGCTTGGCGCTCCCTGTGTGGAGGAGGACAACTGGCTGAGCTACTGGGCTCATGCCACGAGCCTCACAGCCCAGGCGAAGGCCGCCTCGGCGGGCGATGTCGCGAAGTCTGTGCAGCCCCTCTGCCTGGGCGCCTTCGCGGACGGCACGGGACACCCGGAGGGCATGCAGCTCTTCCGCGGCCTCCGGGCAGAGGACGTGACACGGTTCCTCCTTGAGGGAAGGAAGATGCTGCGCGAGCACCTGGCGAAGTCCGACAGGAAGGAGACCACTGTCATCACCCTTCCCTCGATGGCGCAGTACCGGACCACCCGGCACATCGTCGGCCAGTACACACTCTCCGATGACGACAAGGATGCCCGCTTCGATGACTCGATCGGCTGCTTCGCGGAGGAGGGTCCGGCTAGCTTCGTCATGGAGTTCCCGTACCGGATTCTGGTCTCAGAGACGGCGCCCAACGTTCTGGCGGCGGGCCGCATCGCCTCGGGCAGCGGGTACGGCCGCTACCTGTGCCGACTGATCGCCCCCTCGGCCATGACGGGTGAGGCCGCAGGCCGGGCAGCGAGTCTCGCCATCAAGCACTCCTGCGCCGTACAGGAGATCCCTGTTCGTGAACTGCAGGCTCAGATGGGCAGCGCCGGCTATGTGATCCACGCCTGA
- a CDS encoding laminin B domain-containing protein has translation MRNRTTRVAALMFLVTLAAASAVWGQAGFTPERYLMRQQELPAPYHVHDEERRSPAYYWDDGHWYRAGRDPDGLTSKDFDYVFLHEEIWKGNNTTIQVEGAVFANPKVAELRMKDQEANEPPGGPYKRVDLGGLTALYCTTEAGEFPKYYLQTGSVFGYVYGEATGFDDTLAVAKLWAAKLQGRSMTQTPPPATPTDETAAKDLPDLHVDAQGFVLTLSGDNTVLAYETSADQQSVAVQIENRSTTAAAENVFFQLYVASPAGSTPQPVGKQMAVGSIGAGGSIAAGTTWDLGGQNQTDVELWVKVYSPNTEDANPADNQTSLKCSIRYAHNGRRAFSWFEDTYRFVNFGYEDRETEELVEGVVATIFGNLQSVPDSKVWQKLTFAAFYQRLAQYLDSSLKAGAGGHCYGMAATAGLYFEGNAAPPLGKTTPALSLEEASTNINLYHRAQMLPLLQALSTKSDYLQRDLSPRDCYNAVKNALDASRLSPILEFFGRDPGDKTTIIGHAVLAYKLIEVEGRDPVIYLYDPNYPASAVKEPHPMPQISLRVDRDTWANPGYMGYDWAVGHWIGAHRVWREISVDMANALGPQLKAIAYTAVNALHESKRWMAILRCPADACFTDAQGRRTGLVKGELVNEIPGAEPGIVGEVEMYLLPANQEYTVTISGTDAGSVALDLLRAPVADQLVAASFERVPIDKRVEYTGTLTSGGEMTSLKSEAQTCPVEWTGTANLAAFQPATATTGFARVPATSAFDSADEGWQVVSLSDNGPYDAILSRQAPDYRPTGGHPDGYVCSADPGTGNFFWQAPEGYLGDHADLYGGSLRYDLKSEGGESLDEADVVLVGGGLVLVYNQPDNPTDQWQTFSVPLTEKGWTKGAIGGEPVSAEEFRAVLTSLTAVRLRGEFRWGAEVGSLDNVSFCQPGK, from the coding sequence ATGAGGAATCGCACCACTCGCGTTGCAGCTCTGATGTTCTTGGTCACTCTAGCAGCGGCCTCGGCCGTCTGGGGGCAGGCCGGTTTCACCCCTGAACGCTACCTGATGCGCCAGCAGGAGCTCCCGGCGCCCTACCATGTCCACGACGAGGAGCGGCGGTCGCCGGCCTACTACTGGGACGATGGCCACTGGTACCGCGCCGGGCGCGATCCGGACGGTCTGACCAGCAAGGACTTCGACTACGTGTTCCTTCACGAGGAGATCTGGAAGGGCAACAACACCACCATCCAGGTCGAGGGAGCGGTCTTCGCCAACCCCAAGGTCGCCGAGTTGCGGATGAAGGATCAGGAGGCCAACGAGCCGCCCGGTGGGCCGTACAAGAGGGTGGACCTCGGCGGGCTGACGGCGCTGTACTGCACCACCGAGGCAGGGGAGTTCCCGAAGTACTACCTTCAGACGGGAAGCGTATTCGGATACGTCTACGGTGAGGCAACAGGCTTCGACGACACGCTGGCCGTGGCCAAGCTCTGGGCAGCGAAGTTGCAGGGGCGAAGCATGACCCAGACGCCACCCCCGGCCACACCCACGGACGAGACGGCAGCCAAGGACCTCCCCGACCTGCATGTGGACGCGCAGGGCTTCGTTCTGACTCTGTCGGGCGACAACACCGTCCTGGCCTACGAGACGTCCGCCGACCAGCAGAGCGTAGCGGTGCAGATCGAGAACCGCAGTACGACAGCTGCGGCAGAGAACGTCTTCTTCCAGCTCTACGTGGCCTCGCCCGCGGGATCGACCCCACAGCCGGTCGGAAAGCAGATGGCCGTGGGGAGTATCGGCGCCGGCGGCTCGATCGCAGCCGGGACGACCTGGGACCTGGGCGGACAGAACCAGACCGACGTCGAGCTGTGGGTCAAAGTGTATAGTCCCAACACAGAGGACGCCAACCCGGCCGACAACCAGACGAGCCTCAAGTGTAGTATCCGCTATGCCCACAATGGCCGACGTGCCTTCAGTTGGTTCGAGGACACCTACCGCTTCGTCAACTTCGGGTACGAGGACAGGGAGACTGAGGAACTCGTCGAAGGGGTCGTAGCGACCATCTTTGGCAACCTGCAGTCTGTGCCCGACAGCAAGGTCTGGCAGAAGCTGACCTTCGCCGCCTTCTACCAGCGCCTGGCGCAGTACCTGGATAGTAGCCTCAAGGCCGGAGCCGGCGGGCACTGCTATGGCATGGCGGCCACAGCCGGGCTCTATTTCGAGGGCAACGCGGCTCCGCCGCTGGGCAAGACCACTCCCGCCCTGAGCCTCGAAGAGGCTTCGACCAACATCAACCTCTACCATCGAGCCCAGATGCTCCCACTGCTCCAGGCACTCTCGACGAAGAGCGACTACCTGCAGCGCGATCTGAGCCCACGCGACTGCTACAACGCGGTCAAGAACGCCCTGGACGCCTCTCGCCTCAGCCCGATCCTTGAGTTTTTTGGACGCGATCCCGGTGACAAGACCACCATCATCGGCCATGCCGTGCTGGCCTATAAGCTGATCGAGGTCGAGGGCCGCGATCCGGTCATCTACCTCTACGACCCGAACTACCCCGCCAGCGCAGTCAAGGAACCGCACCCGATGCCGCAGATCAGCCTGCGAGTTGACCGCGACACCTGGGCCAACCCCGGCTACATGGGGTACGACTGGGCGGTTGGGCACTGGATCGGGGCACACCGCGTCTGGCGCGAGATCTCCGTGGACATGGCAAACGCGCTTGGCCCGCAGCTCAAGGCAATTGCCTACACTGCGGTCAACGCGCTCCACGAGAGCAAGCGGTGGATGGCCATCCTGCGTTGCCCGGCGGATGCCTGCTTCACCGACGCCCAGGGGCGACGCACCGGTCTCGTGAAGGGCGAACTCGTCAATGAGATACCGGGGGCAGAGCCGGGGATCGTCGGGGAAGTCGAGATGTATCTGCTGCCCGCGAACCAGGAGTACACGGTGACCATCAGTGGCACCGACGCCGGGAGTGTCGCGCTGGACCTGCTCCGGGCGCCGGTCGCGGACCAGCTCGTCGCCGCTTCCTTTGAGCGTGTACCGATCGACAAGCGCGTGGAGTACACCGGCACCCTGACGAGTGGCGGGGAGATGACCAGCCTGAAGTCCGAAGCCCAGACCTGCCCTGTGGAGTGGACGGGGACCGCCAACCTGGCTGCCTTCCAGCCCGCGACGGCGACCACAGGATTCGCCCGTGTACCCGCCACCAGTGCCTTCGACAGCGCCGATGAGGGCTGGCAGGTCGTCAGCCTCAGCGACAACGGCCCCTACGACGCCATCCTTAGCCGGCAGGCGCCGGACTACCGACCCACGGGCGGACATCCGGACGGCTATGTGTGCAGCGCAGACCCGGGCACAGGCAACTTCTTCTGGCAGGCCCCGGAGGGGTACCTGGGCGACCATGCCGACCTCTACGGTGGCAGCCTGCGCTATGACCTCAAGTCCGAGGGAGGCGAGTCCTTGGACGAGGCTGACGTCGTGCTGGTCGGCGGCGGGCTCGTCTTGGTCTACAACCAGCCCGACAACCCCACTGACCAGTGGCAGACTTTCAGCGTTCCGCTGACCGAGAAGGGCTGGACGAAGGGTGCGATTGGTGGAGAGCCTGTCAGCGCCGAGGAGTTCCGCGCGGTCCTCACTAGCCTGACGGCGGTCCGTCTTCGGGGCGAGTTCCGTTGGGGCGCTGAGGTCGGCAGTCTGGACAACGTCTCGTTCTGTCAGCCCGGGAAGTGA